The following proteins come from a genomic window of Sardina pilchardus chromosome 1, fSarPil1.1, whole genome shotgun sequence:
- the LOC134092742 gene encoding zinc finger protein OZF-like, with product MDLGLPFSSGCAEAHQVDLRAIVKEEDIKEEEYDHMTTCPEEEEKPFVEFHCKTETDVTESPRSTCSELLQTTVKTEVKKEEDEEEEDEEEEEEEEEEQHEHVLESVSEHPHLRQQKTHGHNNEARPCHSTVCRTSFTCLSQPENRQQTRSPGVYQWQRIGKRRHKCLCCGKELSGGISHLKRHMLIHTGEKPHECAQCGKAFSQISTLSLHMLTHTGVKPHECAQCGKAFTQLSHLKTHMLIHTGEKPHECAQCGKAFTRISHMKAHMLIHTGEKPHECAQCGKAFIRISHMKTHMLIHTGEKPHECAQCGKAFTRIINLKNHMLTVCGEKPHKCTQCGKAFTQLSYMRAHMLIHTGVKPHECAQCGKAFTHIIILKKHMRIHTGEKPHKCTQCGKAFTQLSHMRAHMLIHTGEKPKECAQCGKAFTRILGLKQHMRIHTGEKPHKCTQCGKAFTQLSNMKKHMRIHTGEKPHKCAQCGKAYLQISQLETHMMTHTGEKPHICAQCGSAFLRAARLTRHTRLCLKHRSEFT from the exons ATGGACCTCGGACTTCCATTTAGTTCTGGCTGTGCTGAAGCACACCAGGTGGACCTGAGAGCGATTGTGAAAGAAGAAGATATAAAAGAGGAGGAATATGATCACATGACTACATGCCCCGAGGAAGAAGAAAAGCCCTTTGTAGAGTTtcactgtaaaactgaaacagacGTCACAGAGTCACCAAGGTCAACTTGCAGTGAACTGCTACAGACAACAGTGAAGACTGAagtgaagaaagaggaagatgaagaagaggaagatgaagaagaagaggaggaggaggaagaggagcagcatGAACATGTGCTGGAAA GTGTATCTGAACACCCACACTTGAGGCAACAGAAGACCCACGGCCATAATAACGAAGCACGTCCGTGCCACAGCACTGTCTGCAGGACGAGTTTCACTTGTCTTTCTCAACCTGAGAACCGCCAGCAGACTCGCTCTCCCGGTGTTTATCAATGGCAGAGAATTGGCAAAAGGCGACATAAATGTCTCTGTTGTGGAAAGGAGTTGTCTGGAGGTATTTCACATCTTAAACGCCATATGctcatacacactggagagaagcctcatgaatgtgcccagtgtggaaaagctttttcacaaatttcaactCTTAGCCTCCATATGTtaacacacactggagtgaagcctcatgaatgtgcccagtgtggaaaagcttttacacAACTTTCACATCTGAAAACCCATATgttaatacacactggagagaagcctcatgaatgtgcccagtgtggaaaagcttttacacGAATTTCACATATGAAAGCCCATATgttaatacacactggagagaagcctcatgaatgtgcccagtgtggaaaagcttttataCGAATTTCACATATGAAAACCCATATgttaatacacactggagagaagcctcatgaatgtgcccagtgtggaaaagcttttacacGCATCATTAACCTTAAAAACCACATGCTCACAGTCTGTGGAGaaaagcctcataaatgtacccagtgtggaaaagcttttacacAACTTTCATATATGAGAGCCCATATGTTAATACACACTGGAGTgaagcctcatgaatgtgcccagtgtggaaaagcttttacacacatcattatccttaaaaaacacatgcgaatacacactggagagaagcctcataaatgtacccagtgtggaaaagcttttacacAACTTTCACATATGAGAGCCCATATGTTAATacatactggagagaagcctaaagaatgtgcccagtgtggaaaagcttttacacGCATCCTTGGCCTTAAACAACACATGcgaatacacactggagagaagcctcataaatgtacccagtgtggaaaagcttttacacAACTTTCAAATATGAAAAAACACATGcgaatacacactggagagaagccccataaatgtgctcagtgtggaaaagcgtATTTACAGATTTCACAGTTGGAGACTcacatgatgacacacacaggggagaagcCTCAtatatgtgcccagtgtgggaGTGCTTTTCTCAGAGCGGCACGCCTAACACGCCACACGCGTCTTTGTTTGAAACATCGTTCAGAATTTACTTAA